The following proteins are encoded in a genomic region of Diadema setosum chromosome 10, eeDiaSeto1, whole genome shotgun sequence:
- the LOC140234339 gene encoding uncharacterized protein — protein MATLRTVLSLLSLCAVISVNYGLPLLSSPGNAAADVTEQKGAEMITVNVLSSMTTTSLDGLVHPGATERAGGEEMASPVHNTDAPIDGMESVGHDNGHYPVDEIVPEATNFRTLHSDDNDLQRDDGSASPAGYFPWWTVMIILIVTVVIIIGITVPFYFYNRHLNSRRTAAQETKRASDVVVDSWIATSHSSVPPFQSLTPDDSENDDDVSRGEFAVMSEVPINGESRENILS, from the exons ATGGCTACGCTACGAACTGTACTATCATTACTTTCTCTCTGCGCTGTGATATCGGTTAACTATG GTCTACCGCTCCTATCGTCGCCGGGAAACGCCGCTGCTGATGTCACTGAGCAGAAAGGGGCAGAAATGATCACGGTCAATGTTTTGTCATCGATGACCACCACCTCACTCGACGGGCTGGTGCATCCAGGCGCGACCGAGCGAGCGGGGGGAGAGGAGATGGCTTCGCCCGTCCACAACACTGATGCCCCCATCGACGGAATGGAGAGCGTCGGACACGACAACGGTCACTACCCGGTAGACGAGATCGTTCCCGAGGCAACCAATTTTCGCACGCTGCACAGCGACGACAACGACTTGCAGCGCGATGACGGCTCGGCCTCACCGGCGGGAT ATTTCCCATGGTGGACTGTCATGATCATCTTAATCGTCACTGTCGTTATCATCATTGGCATCACCGTCCCCTTCTACTTCTACAACCGCCACCTCAACAGCCGCCGCACCGCGGCACAGGAGACCAAGCGCGCCTCTGACGTCGTCGTCGACTCCTGGATAGCAACGTCGCACTCGTCCGTTCCCCCGTTCCAGTCGCTAACGCCGGACGATAGCGAGAACGATGACGACGTGTCGAGGGGAGAGTTCGCAGTGATGTCGGAAGTGCCGATCAACGGCGAGAGCCGCGAGAATATCTTAAGTTGA